The proteins below are encoded in one region of Segatella copri:
- a CDS encoding DUF4248 domain-containing protein, whose amino-acid sequence MIEDRSYGKAELAMLYFPTATPRVALNRLVRWINRCPELKQSLCSGYAGKFSHFYTRQQVAEIIEFLDEP is encoded by the coding sequence ATGATAGAAGACAGAAGTTACGGGAAGGCGGAGCTCGCCATGCTCTACTTTCCCACCGCTACCCCCAGGGTAGCGCTCAACCGGCTGGTGAGATGGATCAACCGGTGTCCCGAGCTCAAGCAGAGCCTCTGTTCGGGCTACGCCGGCAAGTTTTCCCACTTCTACACCCGGCAACAAGTAGCAGAAATCATCGAATTTCTGGATGAACCATAA